The Haloplanus natans DSM 17983 DNA segment CGGCCGAGATCAGCGCCTTCGGATCCGAGCTCCGGATTCGCACCTCGACGGCGTCGAACAGCGCCGTTTGCGCGAGCGAGAGGTTGTACTGGGTGAGCAGGCCGTCCGGACCCCACCGCGGATCGAAGGCGGCGAGGACCTGTCGGGGGTCGCGGTCGGCGTAGAGCGAGTCCGCCAGGGCGTCGGCGTCGACGCCGAGGCGGTCGGCCGCGCGGGAAAGCGCCCGGTCGCGGTCCGCCTCGCTGACGACGCCCACCGTCTCACCGGCCTCGAAGGCGACCCGTCGCGCGCGCTCCGGCGGCACCGCTGCCCGCGTCTCGAAGGCGGCGTCGCGTTCACACAGCGCCGCGAACCCGCGGACGAGTTTGAAGTGATCGGCCTCGGGTTCCAGATCGGCGAGGGCGGCCTCCAGATCCGCCCGCGGCCGGCCGACGTATGACTCGAAGAGTCCCATCACGCGTGCGGCCAGCGGCCGGTGGCTCCGGTCGGCGAACTGCGGGTGGTAGCCGCCGCCCGCCCGCGACACGCGGAGGAGGTCCTTCGTGAGCACGGTCGGGTCTGGGGGTGGTGGAAGTAAAGACCCGCCGCTCGGGACGGGGGCCGACGCGGCCGTCGTGGGAAACGCTCTTGTCCGTCGCGGGGGAGCCGTCGGGTATGAAGCGGCGTCGCCTCCTCGCTCTCGGCATCGCCCTCCTCGGCGGCTGTTCTGATCTGCCGGGAGCGACCGGACCGCGAACCCCGCCGACGCCGAGCGAACCGACCGCCGCACCGACTCGATCGCTGCGCGTCACCGATCTGGCCGTCGAGGAGGCCGAGGACGGCCATCTGCGGGTCGTCGCGACGGTCCGTAACGAGACGACCACCCAGCGGACGCGGACGCTCCGCATCCGCGTCCGCGCTGGGGACATGCGCACCGAAAAGCGCCAGACGGTGACCGTCGCGGCCAACACGGAACGCGGCGTAGTCTTCGACTTTATCGACGTGGCCTACGACGACTTCTCGGGTAACGGTTCGCTGAACTCGACGTGGGTGTAGGGCCGGCGCCCCCGGCTACGACTCCCCGTCCGACGGCGGTCGTTCGGACAGGCGGTCGAACCGATCCTGGGCTCGTTCGGCCCGGTCAGCCGTCCGCTCGGCGTCGTACTCGCTCTCGACCAGTGCCCCGTCGACGACCGTGACCCGCAGTATAGCGTCGGCGTGCCGTGCCGCCTCGGGCAGCGCCGAGGCATCGAGTACCGCGTTCCCGACTTCTTCGCCGTCGTCCTCGAAGAATACGGTCGCGAAACCGTCCTCGACGGAATCGACGACCGCCGTGTAACGGCCGTCCGCCAGCGCGTCGATATCGGTCATGGATACGTCTCCCGTAACACCGGGTCACCGTCACTGTTGCGGACGATCACCGTGTCGCCGTCGTTGTTCCAGATAGCCGATCCCGACCCCCAGTACATATCGGCGTCGGTGTCGGTTCCGGTGCCGGTCCGCAGCGTCACCGTCCCCCCGGCGTCGAGGACGTACCCGTCGGGGACGGTGTACGTCCGACCGGCCCCGTCCTCGACCGTCCAGCCGGAGAGATCCAGGGGTTCGTCACCCGCGTTCTCGAAGACCACGTACTCGTCGTCGAGGTTCTCCCGGTCGGAGCCGTCGGGGTCGGGGACGATTTCCCCGACGACCAGCGTCCCGTCGGTCCGGGTGCCGCCGTCGGTCACGGTCGGCGCCGCCGTCCGGGCCGTCACCGCACTGCCCCCGAGACGGGCGCGGTCGGCGACAATGCTCTGGTTTCCGGGGTCCACGTCGTCGGCGTCGCGGAGGGCGAGCGGATCGGTGGGGGCCGCCGCCTGCGTCCGGACGGTGATCCCGCGTCCGTCGCTGACGAAGACGATGTCGCCGTGGGTCGCCGTCCAGTAAGTCGGCAGCGAGCGGTCGGACAACCGCCCAAGCACCGCCTCGGTCGGGTGGCCATACTGGGAGTCGTAGGCGCTCGACACGACGACGGCGCTCGGCCGAACCGCGTCCAGGAGGGCGCCGCTGGAGGAACTCGACGAGCCGTGATGGCCGGCCTTCAGTACGGTCGATCGGAGCCGGTCGCCGTACCGATCGACGAGGTAGGCCTCCTGGTCGTCCTCGGCGTCACCGGTGAGGAGGAAACTCGTCTCGCCGTGGGTGAGTTTGAGGACGATGCTGTTATCGTTTCGAGCACCGTCTTCCAGGTAGGGTTCGGGAGGTCCAAACACCGCCACGCCGACGCCCTCGAACCGGATCTCGTCACCTTGACGCGTCTCGTACAGCGTCACGTCGTGTGTCTCGACGGCGTCGAGGTAGCGTTCGTACGTCCGGGTGCTCGCCGCGATGCCCGGGTCGTAGACGGCGCCGATACCGCCGGCCTCCGTCTCGTAGTGGTCGATGATCGCCGCGTTGCCGCCGATGTGGTCCGCGTCGTTGTGCGAGACGACGAGGTGGTCGATGCGGTCGATGCCCCGGCGCTCCAGATACGTCAGCACGTACGCGCCGTCGTCGTTGTAGTGGCCCGTATCGATCAGCATCGTCTCGCCGGTCGGTCCGACGACGAGCGTGCTCACCGACTGCCCGACGTTGATGGAGTGTACTTCGAGCGTCCCGTCGGCGCCCGCCGTCGCCGTCGGTGCCGAAGTCTCGGCGAGTTCGTCGGTCGACCCGGCGCCGCCACACCCCGCGAGGACGACGACGAGAGCGAGTAGGGCCACCCGGGCCGTTCGCGACATGGTTCGGCTACGGCGTGCCACGTCAAAGGTGGTTCGCCCGTCGGCACAGCGCACTCGACGCCTACCGCCTGCGTTCGGCCACCCGTTCTTCGGCCGTCTCGGCGCTCACGACTTCGTAACAGAGCGCCCGCCCGCCGTCCGATTTGGGGCGCAGGACACGGCCCAGCCGTTGCGTGAACTCGCGTTCGCTCCCGCTCCCCGAGAGGACGACGGCGACGTTGGCGTCGGGCACGTCGATCCCCTCGTCGAGGACGTTCGCGGTCACGATACGGCCGTAGGTCCCCTCGCGAAAGCGGTCGAGGACCGCCCGACGCTCGCTCGCCCCCGTCTCGCCCGTGATCGCCGGGAGCAGGAAGCGTTCGGAGAGGCGGTAGACGAGGTCGGTGTGAGCGGTGAAGACGATGACCCGGTCGTCGCGGTGGCGATCCAGCAGGCGAGCCAGCGCGTCGACTTTCGCGTCCGCGTTCATCATGATCTCGCGAGCCTCCTGCTTGGCCAGGAGGGCTTCTCGCGCCCGCGGGTCCGACCCCGACCGCATCACGAGTTCCTGATAGTCGCTGCCGGAGGAGAGGGAGAGCCCCGACGTTTTGAGGTAGTCGACGAAGGTTCCCTGTGCCGCCTCGTAGGCCTCGCGTTCCGCGTCCGTGAGGTCGACCTCGATCCGCCGGAGTTCGTAGTCGGCGAGATGTTCGCCCGCTAGGTCGTCCACGTCGAGGTCGTAGACGACGGGGCCGACCAGTTCCGCGATCACCTCGTGGGCGCCGTCCGGGCGTTCGAACGTCGCCGTGAGGCCGAGACGGGCAGGTGCGGCCAGGAGCCGCGCGATGTCGCGGTAGCCCTCGGCGCCGAGGTGGTGTACCTCGTCGAAAACGACGAACTCGAAGCGGTCGCCGACCTCGTCGGCGCGGAGATACGCGGAGTCGTAGGTGGCGACGGTCAGGTCCTCGATGCGTTGCTCGCCGCCCCCGAGTTGTCCCACGTCGACGCCGAACTCCGTCTCCACCTCGCGGCGCCACTGGGTGAGGAGGTCGACGGTAGGGACGACGACGAGCGTCGGCGCTCCGAGCGCGGCCATCGCGGCGACGGCGACGACCGTCTTGCCGCTCCCCGTCGGGAGTTCGAGGACGCCCCGACGGCCGTTGGCCGCCCAGGCGTCGAGCGCCGCGGACTGGTAGTCACGGAGGTCGTAGTCGGTCGCGAGCGAGAGGCGGTCGGAGTCGAACACCCGGTCCTCGTAGTCGAGGCCGGCCGCATCGAGGGCGTCTCGGAGGTCGGCGTAGCGGTGGGCGGGAGCACGGAGCGTCTCGCTGCGGTCGTCGACGGTCAGCGAGAGGGCGTCGCGAAGGCGTTGCGACCGCTCTCCACGGAGGACGATCGCACCGTCGGCGAACCGGAGGCGAAGCGTCACGCCGCCGGCTTCGAGGGGTGGAAATATATGCCCTCCGCCCCGCCGATGGGGTATGACCGACGACCTCGATACGGCGGTGGCGGACTTTCTCGACGCTGCCGAACGCGTCTACGACGAGTACGACGACGGTTACGTCGACGCCGACGCCGCGCTCTCGCGACTGGGCGATCACGTCTCGACCCTCCGCGACACCTACGAGGGCGAGGAATGAGCGGCGACGGCGAGTTCGCCGCCCGCGTCGAAGCCATCTCCATCAGCGGCATCCGCGAGGTGTTCGAGGCTGCCGGCGACGACGCCATCAACCTCGGTCTCGGCCAACCGGACTTCCCGGCGCCGACCCACGCCCGGCAGGCGGCCGTCGAGGCAATCGAGGCCGGGAAGGCCGACGCCTACACGAGCAACAAGGGGATCGAGTCCCTGCGCGAGGCCATCGCCGCGAAACACCGACGCGATCAGGGGATCGACGTCGACCCCGGCGATATCGTCGCGACGGCCGGCGGGAGCGAGGCGCTCCACCTCGCCATCGAGGCGCACGTCGACCCCGGCGAGGAGGTCATCTTCCCCGATCCGGGCTTCGTCTCCTACGACGCGCTGACCAAGGTGGCCGGCGGGACGCCCAAGCCCGTCCCCCTGCGTGACGACCTGACGCTCGATCCGGCGACGGTCGAGGAGGCCATCACCGACGACACGGCGATGTTCGTCGTCAACAGCCCCGGCAACCCGACGGGTGCGGTGTCGCCCGAAGCCGACATCCGCGAGTTCGCCCGCATCGCCGACGAACACGACGTGGTCTGTCTCTCCGACGAAGTGTACGAACCCTTCGTCTTCGAGGGCGCCCACCACTCCCCCATCTCCTACGCCGACACCGACAGCGTGGTCGTCGTCAACGGCTGTTCGAAGACCTACTCGATGACCGGGTGGCGACTGGGGTGGGTGGTCGCCTCCACCCGTCGGATCGAGCGGATGCTCCGCGTCCACCAGTACGTGCAGGCCTGCGCGTCGGCGCCGGCGCAGTACGCCGCCGAGGCCGCCCTCACCGGCCCACAGGGCGTCATCGACGAGATGCGCGAGACGTTCGAGGAGCGCCGGAACCTCCTTTTGAGTCGCTTCGAGGAGATGGGCGTCGAAGTGCCGAGACCGAAGGGCGCGTTCTACGCGATGCCGAAGGTGCCCGAGGGGTTCGTCGACGCCTGCATCGACCGCGGCGTCGTCGTCGTCCCCGGCGAGGCGTTCGGCGACGGGGGGGCTGGACACGCGCGCCTCTCCTACGCCAACGACACCGAGTCGCTCCGCGAGGCGCTTGACGTGATGGAGCGAGTGCTGACCGACCTGCGCGCGTAGCGCCGTCTTTGCGGTAGGCCGATCACTTAGGCGACGACCCGCCACGGTCACCGTCGAGGCGTTCGCCCTCGACGGGAGAATAAACTCGAATAAACTGGTCCGAGTGGCACGAACGCTACGTTAAACTATCCACGCGTCGTAAGTTTCTTCGCCCGCTGACGATTCGGGCGGCAACCCCCTCCCTCACTTCGCGGTGCTGACGATTTTGATGACGTCGCCTTCGGACAGGTCGTGGTCTTCGCCGATCCGGCGGTCCGACCGGGCGTCGACAGCGTGGAGGTAGCCCTCCCCGATGTCGGTGTGGATGGCGTAGGCGAGATCCGGCGGCGTCGACTCGCGGGGCAGGAGGACGGCGTCGGGCAGGACATTCCCGCTTCCGTCGGTCCATTTCGTCTCGTTTTGCACCGGAAAGACGGTGATGCGATCGAGCAGGTCGTAGACGGCGTGGTCGATGGCGGCCTGCACGCCCGTGCCGCCGTACGTCTCCATCACGTCACGGATGCGGTTCAGGCCCTCGCGCTGGGCGTCGGTCACGTCGCCGATGATTTCGAAGTCCGTGTCCCCGGGGTCGTAGTCGACGACGCCGGCTTCCGCCGCGGTGCGCAGGGCGAGTTCGCCGTCCGCCGTCGCGGGGATCACGGGTTTGTCCGTCTCGCGGAGGCGCCGCATGTTCTCCGGCGGCGCCACGTCGGCCTTGTTGGCGACGACGACGAGGGGTTTGGTGCGCGCGCGAATCTCGCGGGCGAGTTCGGCGCGATTCTCGTCGGTCCACTGGATCGGGTCCTCGGGGTAGTCGAGCGTACGGAGGCTGGCAGCCACGTCGGCAACTGTCGCTCCGAACCCCGTGAGCAGTTCCGTCAGCGCCTCGTCGATGTCGAACTCCGGTGATCGGGACTTTCGCTCGACGGACTCCCAGTTGCGGGAAATGATCCCCGCGAGCCACTGGTCCATCTCGCGTTCGACGAAGTCGACTTCCTCGACGGGGTCGTACGTGCCGACTTCGACGGGGTCGCCCTCGGCGTTCGTCCCGCCGGAGGCGTCGACGACGTTCAGGATGGCGTCCGCGTTCGTGAGTTCGTCGAGAAACTGGTTGCCGAGCCCCTTCCCCTCGTGGGCGCCCGGCACTAGCCCCGCCACGTCGAGGAGTTCGACGGGGACGTACCGCTTCCCGTCGTGACAGCGCTCGTTGCCACACCGCTCGTCGCGGGCGAGACAGGGACACTCCGTGCGGGCGTGGGTGACGCCGCGGTTGGCGTCGATGGTGGTGAAGGGGTAGTTCGCCACGTCGACGTCCGCGCGCGTCGCCGCCTTGAAAACCGTAGACTTGCCCGCGTTGGGCTTGCCCGCGAGCGCGAGAGAGAGCATAGTGGACTCTGGTCGGTCGCGGGGAATTTAGTTTCGGTCGACTCGACGCGGGATCGGTGTTGGTGGTAACATTTACGCAGTAGAAGATACTACCGACCGTATGGCCACGTCGGTGAAGATGGACGACGACACCAAGGCCCGTCTCGAACGGCTACAGGCCGAAATTCGGCTGCAAACGGGGAGAAGAGTCACCCAGCAGGAACTGCTGGCGCGACTCGTCGAGGAGGCAATCGAGTCCAAGGCCGACCTCGTCGACTCGTTCCGCGAGGAGCGCGTACCCCTCGCTGACGCCGAACGCGAAGCGTTTCACGAGGGGATGGTCTCCTCCGGGACTACGACGAGCGAGGAGGACATCGACGACGTGCTGTACGGATGAGCGTCCTCGTCGACACGGGCGTGTTCTTCGCGCATCACGATACGGACGCGGAGCGACACGAGGCGGCCGTCGACGCGTTCGACGAACTGCTCGACGGGGCGTACGGCCAGCCCTACACGAACGATTACGTACTGGACGAGACGGTGACGCTCACGCGGACGCGAACGGGATCGTTCGGGGCGGCGAACACCGTCGCCAAGCGAATCCTCGGCGACGGATCGTTTCCACAGACCGTCGAGACCTTACACGTCGAACCGGACGACGTTCGGGCGTCGCTCGCTGTCTTTCGTCGGTACGACGATCACGACCTGAGTTTCACCGACGCGACGATCGTCGCGCAGTGTGAGTCGCGGGGCATCGACGCCGTGTTGAGTTTCGACACCGACTTCGACGGACTCGTCGACCGCATCGAACCGGGACGGTAAACGGCTCGTCGACTCTCAGTCACTCGATCTCCCGTTTCGCCTCGGGCCGAACGATCCGCATCTCGCCACGCGACCGAATCGAGCCGTCGACCACCGCGTCCTCGTGGAGTTCGAGGTCGGTACAGGAGACGTCGCCGAGGACGCGCACGCCGTCGGCCAGTTCGACGGTGCCGCCGCGGGTGGTCACGTCGCCGTGGATACGGGTGCCCGACTCGACGGCGATGTCGCCGCGGGCGCGCAAACTCCCGAAGACGTTGTTGTCGGCGCCCATGTCGATGGATTTCGCGCGGACGTTGCCGTGGAGCCGACAGCCGTCGCCGACGTGGGCGGGCGTCGACACCTGCCACGAGTCGTCGGAGACGTCGCCGCCGCGGGGGATCACCAGCGGGTCGTCGGGGGCGTCGCCGCCGAGAGCCTCCGCGATTTCGTCGGCGGCGTCCGTCTCCCCCACCCGCAGGAGTTGCGAGAGGACGATGAAATAGAAGACGAGCGTCGGGACGGGGTTCCGGATGACGATCCAGCCGTTGGCCTCGAACCCCTCCTCTATCTCCACGTCGTCGCCGATGTCCAGGTCGCCCGAGACCATCAGCTGTCCGCCGACGTGGACGCGTTCGCCGAGGTAGGCGTCGTCGCCGACGAGGACGTTCCCGGCCACGTCACACCACATATCGAGCCGGCAGTCGCCCTCGGCCTCGATGTCGCCGCCGAAGCGGACGCGCTCGCCCGCGACGACGTTGCGGCCGCGGACGCCGAACTCGACGGTGCTCTGCCCGCCGACGATCACGTCCCCATCGACGACCAGGTCGTGCTCCTCGACGGTCGTCCCGTCCGGAATCTCCAGCGCATCGAGGGGGTCCCTCCCGAGTGCCACGCGGGTTCTTTCGCACTTCTCGTATTAAAACGGCCGTCAGACGCAAGGCTGACGGTGTGGCCGTCGACGGCGAGGAGCCACGCTCCGTGGCCACGGACGCCGCCGACGCCCGCGTGACGGCAGGGTTTTTTGCGGCCGTCGACTACGGCCCGCCATGACCGCGCTCTCCTTCGACGAGAACGGCGTCGACGTCGTCTACGAGGGAACCGAATTCCGACTGGAGAAGTCCCTGATCGAGGAGGCGGTCGGGAAGTCGTACCCGGACGTGACCGACCACGAGGTGTTACAGATGGTCGAGAAAAGCCCCGCACTCAGCGGCGAACCGCGGCGGATCGGCGATATTATCCGCTAGGTACGCTCCACGCGGTCGGTCGTCGTCACCGAATCGAGCGAGGTGCCGAAGCGTTCCTCGATACCGATTCGGAGGATGGATTTCGCGATGGCGGCGCCGCCGCGGAACGGATCGAGTTTCGTCTCGCCCGCTCGCTCGTCGTAGTCGATGGGCACCTCCGTCACTCGGTCGTTGCGGGCGACGGGACGCATCAGGAGTTCCGCCGAGAGGCCCGTATTCTCGGTCCACTCGATGCGGTGGAGCAGGTCGCGCCGGTAGGCGCGCATCCCCGTCGTCACGTCGTGGAGTCGGCGACCGAGGAGGACGCTGGCGAGACCCGCGAACGCGCGGTTCCCGAGTCGGTTGAGCGCCGGCATCGTCTCCGGGCCGGGCGTGATCCGGTCGCCGCTCACCACGTCGTACCCCTCGTTGATGCGGTCGAGAAAGTCCGGAATCCGCTCCATCGGGTAGGTGTCGTCACAGTCGGTGGTGACGATCACCGGCCGATCCGGCGTGAGGACGGCCTCACGGACGGCGACGCCGTAGCCCTGTGGCTCCTGTTCGATCACTCGGGCACCCATCCCGCGCGCAATCGCCGGCGTCCGGTCGCTCGATCCGTCGACACAGACCACCTCGGCCCGGCCGTCGGTCACCCGGTCGATGTCCGCGAGTACGCTCCCGATGGCCTCCTCCTCGTTGTACGTCCCCATGACGACGGCCACGTCGTCGACGGTGTACTCGTCCATATCCGTACCAACGAGTCCCCGTACTTGAGCGTTTAGGTTTGCCTAAAACGTCGCGTCGGCGGGACAGCAGGTGTCGTGGAGGCGTGTCGTGACCAGATCGGCGAGTCGTTCGAGGTTCTCCGTGTCCTCGCGGTTGTACGAGACGAGCGTATCGAGGGCGTCGTCGTCGCCGCGTTCGTACTCCCGCCAGAGGCGGACGGCGTCCTCGCCGGAGATGTCGGGGCGGTCGCGGTCTATTCCCACAGCCGTCTCGATGCGCTTGAGGCCGCCGGTCAGGTCGAGGCGCCGACAGGGGTACATCAAGTCGAGGTGGGGGGCATCGATGGAGAGCGGGAACGACTCCTCGAGGAAGGGCACGTCGAAGCGGGCGCCGTTGAACGAGACGATCAGCGGGGCGTCCGCGAACTGCTCGCGGAGCGCCCCGGCGGTGAGGTTGTCGCCGCGGACGAGCGTCGTCGTCTCGCCGTCGCGGTAGCAACTGACCGTCGTCACGTCGTTGCGCGCGGCGTCGAGGCCGGTGGTCTCGATGTCGAAGAAACAGGCATCGTCGCGGAAGTTCTCGTAGAGACGCCAGCGCTCGCCGGCGGGGAAGGCCTCGTCGAAAAAGCGGGCGTCGCCCCGTCGGAGGTGGTCGGTCGCCACGTCGACGAAGTCGTGGATACGGTCGGCGGTCGTCGGACCGACGACGGAGCCGTCGAACGCGTCCCAGTGGGTGACGCCGGCCTCCCAGAGGCGGCGCTCGGTCGTCTCGCCGACGCCCCGGATCGGGATGAAACTGTTCTCGATGCGCACACCGGTAGTGGTGAGCCGGGGGTCAAAAACGTCGCGTTTACGCGAACGGCGAGGGCGAACCCAGCCCGGGCGACCAGCCGTCGGGTTTCAACTGAACGTACGCCCGCGCGCCGATGGCGACACCGATCAGGCCCGCCACGGCGCCGAGGGCGACGCTGACCGCGGTGACGACGAGCGTCGGCGCGCCGACGAATCCGAGCAGGATGCCGGGGACGGCACTCGCCAGTCCGATGGCGAAGATGACGAGCAAGAGGAGAAAGACGGCGAGTCGGTCCCCCTTCGTCAGCTCCCAGCCGGTCCGCAGGGCGTCGATGGCGTTTCTCTCCTCGACGATCACCTCGAACTGGACGAAATAGAGCGCCACGGCGAGGTAGATGCCCGGGATGACGAGCAGGATTG contains these protein-coding regions:
- a CDS encoding type II toxin-antitoxin system VapC family toxin codes for the protein MSVLVDTGVFFAHHDTDAERHEAAVDAFDELLDGAYGQPYTNDYVLDETVTLTRTRTGSFGAANTVAKRILGDGSFPQTVETLHVEPDDVRASLAVFRRYDDHDLSFTDATIVAQCESRGIDAVLSFDTDFDGLVDRIEPGR
- a CDS encoding DEAD/DEAH box helicase; the protein is MTLRLRFADGAIVLRGERSQRLRDALSLTVDDRSETLRAPAHRYADLRDALDAAGLDYEDRVFDSDRLSLATDYDLRDYQSAALDAWAANGRRGVLELPTGSGKTVVAVAAMAALGAPTLVVVPTVDLLTQWRREVETEFGVDVGQLGGGEQRIEDLTVATYDSAYLRADEVGDRFEFVVFDEVHHLGAEGYRDIARLLAAPARLGLTATFERPDGAHEVIAELVGPVVYDLDVDDLAGEHLADYELRRIEVDLTDAEREAYEAAQGTFVDYLKTSGLSLSSGSDYQELVMRSGSDPRAREALLAKQEAREIMMNADAKVDALARLLDRHRDDRVIVFTAHTDLVYRLSERFLLPAITGETGASERRAVLDRFREGTYGRIVTANVLDEGIDVPDANVAVVLSGSGSEREFTQRLGRVLRPKSDGGRALCYEVVSAETAEERVAERRR
- a CDS encoding DUF3006 domain-containing protein, with product MTDIDALADGRYTAVVDSVEDGFATVFFEDDGEEVGNAVLDASALPEAARHADAILRVTVVDGALVESEYDAERTADRAERAQDRFDRLSERPPSDGES
- a CDS encoding polymer-forming cytoskeletal protein, producing MALGRDPLDALEIPDGTTVEEHDLVVDGDVIVGGQSTVEFGVRGRNVVAGERVRFGGDIEAEGDCRLDMWCDVAGNVLVGDDAYLGERVHVGGQLMVSGDLDIGDDVEIEEGFEANGWIVIRNPVPTLVFYFIVLSQLLRVGETDAADEIAEALGGDAPDDPLVIPRGGDVSDDSWQVSTPAHVGDGCRLHGNVRAKSIDMGADNNVFGSLRARGDIAVESGTRIHGDVTTRGGTVELADGVRVLGDVSCTDLELHEDAVVDGSIRSRGEMRIVRPEAKREIE
- a CDS encoding ribonuclease H-like domain-containing protein, yielding MRIENSFIPIRGVGETTERRLWEAGVTHWDAFDGSVVGPTTADRIHDFVDVATDHLRRGDARFFDEAFPAGERWRLYENFRDDACFFDIETTGLDAARNDVTTVSCYRDGETTTLVRGDNLTAGALREQFADAPLIVSFNGARFDVPFLEESFPLSIDAPHLDLMYPCRRLDLTGGLKRIETAVGIDRDRPDISGEDAVRLWREYERGDDDALDTLVSYNREDTENLERLADLVTTRLHDTCCPADATF
- a CDS encoding pyridoxal phosphate-dependent aminotransferase — translated: MSGDGEFAARVEAISISGIREVFEAAGDDAINLGLGQPDFPAPTHARQAAVEAIEAGKADAYTSNKGIESLREAIAAKHRRDQGIDVDPGDIVATAGGSEALHLAIEAHVDPGEEVIFPDPGFVSYDALTKVAGGTPKPVPLRDDLTLDPATVEEAITDDTAMFVVNSPGNPTGAVSPEADIREFARIADEHDVVCLSDEVYEPFVFEGAHHSPISYADTDSVVVVNGCSKTYSMTGWRLGWVVASTRRIERMLRVHQYVQACASAPAQYAAEAALTGPQGVIDEMRETFEERRNLLLSRFEEMGVEVPRPKGAFYAMPKVPEGFVDACIDRGVVVVPGEAFGDGGAGHARLSYANDTESLREALDVMERVLTDLRA
- a CDS encoding redox-regulated ATPase YchF produces the protein MLSLALAGKPNAGKSTVFKAATRADVDVANYPFTTIDANRGVTHARTECPCLARDERCGNERCHDGKRYVPVELLDVAGLVPGAHEGKGLGNQFLDELTNADAILNVVDASGGTNAEGDPVEVGTYDPVEEVDFVEREMDQWLAGIISRNWESVERKSRSPEFDIDEALTELLTGFGATVADVAASLRTLDYPEDPIQWTDENRAELAREIRARTKPLVVVANKADVAPPENMRRLRETDKPVIPATADGELALRTAAEAGVVDYDPGDTDFEIIGDVTDAQREGLNRIRDVMETYGGTGVQAAIDHAVYDLLDRITVFPVQNETKWTDGSGNVLPDAVLLPRESTPPDLAYAIHTDIGEGYLHAVDARSDRRIGEDHDLSEGDVIKIVSTAK
- a CDS encoding DUF5800 family protein, which gives rise to MTALSFDENGVDVVYEGTEFRLEKSLIEEAVGKSYPDVTDHEVLQMVEKSPALSGEPRRIGDIIR
- a CDS encoding lamin tail domain-containing protein; its protein translation is MSRTARVALLALVVVLAGCGGAGSTDELAETSAPTATAGADGTLEVHSINVGQSVSTLVVGPTGETMLIDTGHYNDDGAYVLTYLERRGIDRIDHLVVSHNDADHIGGNAAIIDHYETEAGGIGAVYDPGIAASTRTYERYLDAVETHDVTLYETRQGDEIRFEGVGVAVFGPPEPYLEDGARNDNSIVLKLTHGETSFLLTGDAEDDQEAYLVDRYGDRLRSTVLKAGHHGSSSSSSGALLDAVRPSAVVVSSAYDSQYGHPTEAVLGRLSDRSLPTYWTATHGDIVFVSDGRGITVRTQAAAPTDPLALRDADDVDPGNQSIVADRARLGGSAVTARTAAPTVTDGGTRTDGTLVVGEIVPDPDGSDRENLDDEYVVFENAGDEPLDLSGWTVEDGAGRTYTVPDGYVLDAGGTVTLRTGTGTDTDADMYWGSGSAIWNNDGDTVIVRNSDGDPVLRETYP
- a CDS encoding dolichyl-phosphate hexose transferase, with the protein product MDEYTVDDVAVVMGTYNEEEAIGSVLADIDRVTDGRAEVVCVDGSSDRTPAIARGMGARVIEQEPQGYGVAVREAVLTPDRPVIVTTDCDDTYPMERIPDFLDRINEGYDVVSGDRITPGPETMPALNRLGNRAFAGLASVLLGRRLHDVTTGMRAYRRDLLHRIEWTENTGLSAELLMRPVARNDRVTEVPIDYDERAGETKLDPFRGGAAIAKSILRIGIEERFGTSLDSVTTTDRVERT